A portion of the Lolium rigidum isolate FL_2022 chromosome 1, APGP_CSIRO_Lrig_0.1, whole genome shotgun sequence genome contains these proteins:
- the LOC124678682 gene encoding uncharacterized protein LOC124678682: MCDYDDVEAVSERLTLGSCFNVLKPFGTETLNILMHKALQHKSRRVLPEGSIIPKKTQGRMDSSSAKNHGSKTDDKESYVLKARSSKKLCRFTWSSQLHEKFLRAVEVLGEFATPSNIRRHMNVENLNLTLEHIASHLQKHRLREQKAKQKKEESKKYASMKKLSDLITSSHKEATPEPIDHLTSTQRQITHEVASATCDKYTGNPWAQGEERSPDEEVLETNVHTAAVSERPSISVWDKYEESLQCFGESRPKRISLTYQPMLLPVKSKAVDGYGGIAYVSPTIAGETGYGAPASVPLESSGPYSMITSLFQQPKDTSNTDAAGNNVNLVGVNLQGCCYTMNQVHTAANLQKDTINQVCPAVAPLGNTMNGAYAAAMVIDGPVDLGINGLLDGTGSSRSTAEKMAWDSFCSWKEAEAFLMNQLEGEELEGIGPDVQLQVDDASKQMLQPMNIDDNAPVAQTNDVPAVQEPATGGALAYDPEFSIDDVQPWSPFSIDDVQPWSPQFAGDDYGMPF; this comes from the exons ATGTGTGATTATGATGATGTAGAGGCAGTCTCTGAACGTTTGACCCTAGGATCATGCTTCAATGTGCTTAAACCATTTGGCACTGAAACCCTCAACATTCTGATGCACAAAGCACTGCAACACAAATCTAGAAGGGTGCTACCTGAGGGATCAATCATTCCAAAGAAAACCCAAGGTAGAATGGACTCATCATCTGCTAAAAATCACGGGTCTAAAACTGATGATAAAGAATCATATGTGCTCAAAGCACGTAGCTCAAAGAAGCTGTGTCGGTTCACATGGAGCAGTCAGCTCCATGAGAAGTTCCTGCGGGCTGTTGAAGTGCTTGGGGAGT TTGCTACGCCTAGCAATATTCGTCGGCACATGAATGTCGAGAATTTGAATTTGACCTTGGAGCACATAGCAAGCCATCTCCAG AAACATCGGCTGCGAGAGCAGAAGGCGAAGCAAAAAAAGGAGGAATCTAAAAAATATGCCAGCATGAAAAAATTATCTGACCTGATTACATCATCTCACAAGGAAGCCACTCCTGAACCCATTGATCATCTGACGAGCACACAGAGGCAGATCACACATGAGGTTGCCTCTGCTACCTGTGATAAGTACACTGGAAATCCGTGGGCACAAGGGGAGGAACGTTCACCCGATGAAGAAGTTTTAGAGACTAACGTGCACACAGCTGCAGTTTCTGAACGCCCTTCCATATCCGTGTGGGATAAATACGAGGAGAGCCTGCAGTGCTTTGGTGAAAGCCGGCCGAAAAGGATTTCATTGACGTACCAACCGATGTTGCTGCCTGTGAAGAGTAAAGCTGTTGACGGATATGGAGGCATTGCATATGTATCACCAACTATTGCTGGTGAAACGGGTTATGGTGCACCAGCAAGCGTACCCCTGGAGAGCTCTGGCCCGTACAGCATGATAACAAGCCTGTTTCAGCAACCGAAAGACACCAGCAATACTGACGCTGCAGGCAACAATGTCAACCTGGTGGGCGTTAACCTGCAGGGTTGTTGTTATACCATGAACCAGGTTCACACCGCAGCTAATCTGCAGAAAGATACCATTAACCAGGTGTGCCCTGCAGTTGCTCCTCTCGGAAATACCATGAATGGGGCGTACGCTGCAGCCATGGTCATTGATGGTCCGGTGGATCTAGGGATCAATGGCCTGCTTGATGGTACAGGCAGTTCCCGCTCCACTGCAGAGAAGATGGCGTGGGATTCATTCTGCAGCTGGAAAGAAGCGGAGGCATTTCTGATGAACCAGCTGGAAGGAGAGGAGCTGGAAGGCATTGGACCAGACGTTCAGCTCCAGGTAGACGATGCTTCGAAGCAGATGCTTCAGCCGATGAACATAGACGACAATGCTCCCGTGGCTCAAACAAATGATGTGCCTGCTGTTCAAGAACCTGCCACTGGTGGTGCTCTGGCGTATGATCCTGAGTTTAGCATTGATGATGTGCAGCCCTGGAGCCCTTTTAGCATTGATGATGTGCAGCCCTGGAGCCCTCAGTTTGCAGGTGACGACTATGGCATGCCGTTCTAG
- the LOC124649603 gene encoding uncharacterized protein LOC124649603, which produces MVAMRELVGAVGRRPSPGWSDLPSDLLESVLVRLPVTDRLRFPAVCTAWRSAAAASAARVQAVDVPSPWLMLPSNQIARGQRRGAGDTLSKARFLSLSEGRTYDIPQPAPAVSDRLCVGSSPDGWLVTADAASELHLLNPLTGAQVPLPPPDTLPFVHASRDAGGRVVSYSLRCCFDEDENGDDDDDAPVVVPPESFELDRLRYELYDKAILVSAPRERQTGSWGGYAVMLICQPLSRLAIARAGDTRWTLLDTPSRRWVDAVRASSAAGGRQLVYAMDSAGRVDALDVDVTADATPTREAVVPAACFCCSVRACSMSGTCSRYLVELSPGRLLQVHRLRAAAHARYRCEPRPERVEYTTVDAELFEWTTDGGRWTPVDGKDGGVLAGRALFLGKNASLCVAVDGCCRSELKGNCVYFTDDGPWSHDRCREVAPDVGVLDLADGSYTPPRAAARDLLWKWPPPVWVFPSCVRRLN; this is translated from the coding sequence ATGGTGGCGATGAGAGAGCTCGTGGGCGCCGTCGGGAGGAGGCCGAGCCCGGGCTGGTCGGACCTACCGAGCGACCTCCTCGAGTCCGTTCTGGTCCGCCTCCCCGTGACAGACCGCCTCCGTTTCCCCGCCGTCTGCACCGCGTGGcggtcggccgccgccgccagcgcggCGCGCGTCCAGGCCGTGGATGTGCCGTCACCATGGCTGATGCTCCCCTCCAACCAGATTGCACGTGGGCAGAGGCGCGGCGCCGGCGACACGTTGTCGAAGGCGCGGTTCCTGAGCCTGTCCGAGGGCAGGACGTACGACATCCCGCAGCCGGCCCCGGCCGTCTCCGACCGCCTCTGCGTCGGCTCGTCGCCCGACGGGTGGCTCGTCACCGCCGACGCTGCCTCCGAGCTCCACCTCCTCAACCCGCTCACCGGCGCGCAAGTCCCGCTCCCGCCGCCCGACACGCTCCCATTTGTCCACGCCAGCCGCGACGCGGGCGGCCGTGTCGTGAGCTACAGCCTACGGTGCTGCTTCGACGAGGATGAaaacggagacgacgacgacgacgcacccGTGGTCGTCCCGCCGGAGTCCTTTGAGCTGGACAGGCTCCGGTACGAGCTCTACGACAAGGCCATACTCGTGTCCGCGCCGCGGGAGAGGCAGACCGGCTCTTGGGGCGGCTACGCCGTCATGCTCATCTGCCAGCCTCTGTCCCGCCTCGCCATCGCCCGAGCCGGGGACACGAGGTGGACTCTGCTCGACACGCCCTCGCGCCGCTGGGTGGACGCCGTGCGCGCCTCCTCTGCGGCCGGCGGGCGGCAACTGGTGTACGCGATGGACTCCGCGGGGCGCGTGGACGCATTGGATGTGGATGTCACGGCGGACGCGACGCCGACGCGGGAGGCGGTCGTGCCGGCAGCGTGCTTCTGCTGTTCGGTGCGCGCGTGTTCCATGTCGGGGACGTGCAGCAGGTACCTCGTGGAGCTCTCGCCGGGGCGCCTGCTCCAGGTGCACCGGCTCAGGGCGGCTGCGCACGCGCGGTACAGGTGCGAGCCCCGTCCGGAGCGCGTCGAGTACACCACCGTCGACGCCGAGCTCTTCGAGTGGACGACGGACGGTGGCCGGTGGACCCCGGTGGACGGCAAGGACGGAGGCGTCCTGGCCGGGCGCGCGCTGTTCCTGGGGAAGAACGCGTCGCTGTGCGTCGCGGTGGACGGATGCTGCCGGTCCGAGCTGAAGGGCAACTGCGTGTACTTCACCGACGACGGTCCGTGGTCGCACGACAGGTGCCGCGAGGTGGCGCCGGACGTCGGCGTGCTCGACCTCGCGGACGGCAGCTACACGCCGCCGCGGGCTGCGGCGCGCGACCTGCTCTGGAAATGGCCGCCGCCGGTCTGGGTCTTCCCGTCGTGCGTGCGCCGACTGAATTAA